The following proteins are encoded in a genomic region of Necator americanus strain Aroian chromosome II, whole genome shotgun sequence:
- a CDS encoding hypothetical protein (NECATOR_CHRII.G5341.T1), translated as MLLFIRGYGPPLTLRRSSRVCSATTTSYQHGYLSVERTVRRNLSGPGKISSEDNSMCHFPSDFHKEMKTLEKDLFVEQDAFLEAQEQQLKVGVFESSSLTVAAQFFSC; from the exons ATGCTTCTCTTCATAAGGGGCTACGGACCGCCTCTCACGCTAC GTAGAAGCAGTCGCGTCTGTTCAGCGACGACGACATCTTATCAACACGGTTACCTCAGCGTCGAACGAACTGTACGTCGTAATTTGTCCGGCCCTGGAAAGATCTCCTCTGAAGATAATTCGATGTGTCATTTTCCTAGTGATTTCCACAAG GAGATGAAGACCTTAGAGAAGGACCTTTTTGTCGAGCAGGACGCCTTCCTTGAAGCGCAGGAACAGCAGCTCAAGGTAGGCGTGTTTGAAAGTTCATCTTTGACCGTTGCagcgcagtttttttcttgttga
- a CDS encoding hypothetical protein (NECATOR_CHRII.G5340.T1) — MHDVFIDIDEDLALVMANRVRRRNRGLSSSGDVMAKEPDFGFSDAGPHVPMVYRPSDSGDEADSISYKYVSVSSGGNWFTRTRESLRGDISSICLLLFLYLLQGVPLGLIGAIPLLLQGRNVSYGQQAVFSFAYWPFSMKLLWAPVVDSVYWKRIGRRKSWMVPCQYLIGLFMLVLSFRVSYIMGEGTDSAPNVLLLMLIFLPLNFLAATQDIAVDGWALTILSRKNVGYASTCNAVGQTAGYFLGNVVFLSLESADFANTFLRSAENQKPYGIVDLAGFVFFWGWVFIISTTLVLIFKKEVDNSLQNSSGNSEDNDDEKELDLGITETYTVLWKILKLKPMLWMLVILLTGKIAFAATDGITGLKLIGMGMPKDRLASFGLFLTPLQILLPWMIGKWTAGPRPLNIFLLAYPYRLFVGGIFAALVYFTPSFKLDSGKFNNTVYVVWIIGYVFHQVATYCMFVSMMAFNAQVSDPRIGGTYMTLLNTLNNLGGNWPVTVILSVTDWFTYKDCVVKGTKHILYSCNTKDLAEQCAAGGDVCEMAIDGYYIAVAICSVVGLIWYKLLFNKIKYLQKIPRSDWGVIKK; from the exons ATGCACGATGTTTTTATCGATATAGACGAGGATCTGGCGTTAG TGATGGCGAATCGGGTGCGTCGGCGAAATCGTGGACTTAGCTCCAGTGGAGATGTTATGGCAAAAGAGCCGGACTTTGGCTTCTCTGATGCTGGTCCTCATGTTCCGATGGTTTACCGTCCAAGTGATAGCGGCGATGAAGCAGATAGTATTTCCTATAAATACGTT TCAGTGAGCTCAGGTGGGAACTGGTTCACTCGTACGCGCGAATCCCTCCGAGGTGACATCTCATCTATCtgtcttcttctcttcttataCTTGTTACAG GGTGTACCGCTAGGTCTTATTGGAGCAATTCCACTTTTGTTGCAAGGCAGAAATGTTTCTTATGGGCAGCAAGCTGTGTTCTCCTTCGCCTATTGGCCGTTTAG taTGAAACTTCTATGGGCCCCCGTTGTCGACTCTGTCTATTGGAAACGCATTGGTCGACGAAAATCATGGATGGTTCCTTGCCAATACCTTATCGGCTTATTCATGCTCGTTCTTTCATTCCGAGTCTCGTACATAATGGGAGAAGGAACAG ATTCCGCCCCTAATGTTCTCCTTCTAATGTTAATATTTTTACCACTGAACTTTCTCGCAGCTACTCAGGATATTGCGGTGGATGGTTGGGCTTTGACTATCTTATCAAG GAAAAACGTCGGATATGCATCTACATGCAATGCTGTTGGTCAAACTGCAGgatattttcttggaaatgtgGTATTCCTTTCGTTGGAATCAGCAGACTTCGCTAACACTTTTCTTCGTTCGGCGGAGAATCAGAAGCCCTACGGAATTGTTGACTTAGCAG gtttcgtttttttctggggTTGGGTGTTCATTATATCGACCACGTTGGTTctgattttcaaaaaggagGTTGACAACTCCTTGCAGAATTCCTC GGGTAACAGTGAGGATAACGATGACGAAAAAGAGCTTGACCTGGGGATTACTGAGACATACACTGTTTTGTGgaagattttgaaattgaaacctATGTTGTGGATGCTTGTTATTCTTCTCACTGGAAAG ATTGCGTTCGCAGCGACTGATGGCATCACTGGTTTGAAGTTAATTGGTATGGGCATGCCAAAAGATAGATTGGCCAGCTTTGGGTTGTTCCTAACTCCACTTCAG ATCTTACTTCCATGGATGATTGGAAAGTGGACTGCTGGACCAAGACCACTCAACATTTTCTTGTTAGCTTACCCGTACAG GTTGttcgttggcggaatttttgCTGCTCTTGTGTACTTCACTCCttcattcaaacttgattCGGGTAAATTTAACAACACTGTTTATGTAGTATGGATCATCGGATATGTATTCCACCag gtGGCAACATACTGCATGTTCGTATCGATGATGGCATTCAATGCTCAAGTTTCTGATCCTCGCATTGGAGGCACTTACATGACATTACTGAATACTTTGAACAATCTCGGCGGGAACTGGCCCGTGACGGTGATTCTATCCGTGACAGACTGGTTCACCTACAAGGACTGCGTTGTCAAGGGTACCAAACA CATCTTATATTCGTGCAACACCAAGGACCTCGCTGAACAATGTGCCGCAGGAGGCGATGTGTGCGAGATGGCTATCGATGGCTATTACATCGCCGTGGCTATTTGTTCGGTAGTAGGATTAATCTG GTATAAATTGTTGTTCAACAAAATCAAATACCTCCAAAAAATCCCACGTTCGGACTGGGGTGTAATTAAAAAGTAG
- a CDS encoding hypothetical protein (NECATOR_CHRII.G5342.T1) → MSNSHGNVPRLDLAEFNPTKLRYSSRSVLIPVLLENFEILVLLLLLLLLLLLLLLLLLLLLLLLLLLLLLLLLLLLLLLLLLLLLLLLLLLLLLLLLLLLLLLLLLLLLLLLLLLLLLLLLLLLLLLLLLLLLLLLLLLLLLLLLLLLLLLLLLLLLLLLLLLLLLLLLLLLLLLLLLLLLLLLLLLLLLLLLLLLLLLLLLLLLLLLLLLLLLLLLLLLLLLLLLLLLLLLLLLLLLLLLLLLLLLLLLLLLLLLLLLLLLLLLLLLLLLLLLLLLLLLLLLLLLLLLLLLLLLLLLLLLLLLLLLLLLLLLLLLLLLLLLLLLLLLLLLLLLLLLLCLIFIYAEES, encoded by the exons ATGAGCAACTCCCATGGAAATGTGCCTAGACTCGACTTAGCGGAGTTCAATCCCACCAAGCTGCGCTACTCGTCAAGATCAGTGCTGATTCCGGTTCTTTTAGA AAACTTCGAAATCCTtgtgctattattattattattattattattattattattattattattattattattattattattattattattattattattattattactattattattattattattattattattattattattattattattattattattattattattattattattattattattattattattattattattattattattattattattattattattattattattattattattattattattattattattattattattattattattattattattattattattattattattattattattattattattattattattattattattattattattattattattattattattattattattattattattattattattattattattattattattattattattattattattattattattattattattattattattattattattattattattattattattattattattattattattattattattattattattattattattattattattattattattattattattattattattattattattattattattattattattattattattattattattattattattattattattattattattattattattattattattattattattattattattattattattattattattattattattattattattattattattattattattattattattattattattattattattattattattattattattattattattattattattattattattattattattattattattattattattattattattattattattattattattattattattattattattattattattattattattattattactatgtttaatatttatttatgcagaggagtcataa
- a CDS encoding hypothetical protein (NECATOR_CHRII.G5343.T1), with amino-acid sequence MAKASHTLQEGAVVQHTAKAHNLKGQLPEGSMESLATTIRFVTLNCRTLSSELQQAALSRLLRYFCVPFAALQETRMRDRPVISIENYTIYCGDADENKVGGCAITVRNDYKDLVEEFGSTSSRCAFLRLRDRRGRKLWFVSAHAPTETAEDHSKDAFYDELNALMSKIPSQQVVIVGIDANAKMGLEQQSDVLGKWYYAAERTSDNGDRLVDLCEQTSLIIASTFKRNHRRHQLTWQGSTLLTPEEQRKRKMRTLKLQLDYVLARNIPQSDIRKSRAVWDVAFDSDHRPVLLSFKIRFHKRNRGVPLQPKIDMAGLKDDECRRKFRQVVSIHVGVRTREKLSDANSFTKCIQDAARETLPVLWPGKKFAFASAETKSTYNSVCVARSAGDFNQEKRLRKKLRRQLQQDRGNEWTSGTMEFEKAWEDRNPRKAYALLKQYSGETKRCSHVLNTANGVAVGEATLPIWKEHFKTLLNRLAPSTPELEQVHRPTYLVNEEPPTESEVLVCIQKMKNGKSGGDDGISAEMLKYLPPSGIREMTKIIRSIWINEKIPDSWRHAIIISLHKKLSVTDPRNCRGISLLCVMYKVLERIILDRLIKHREETTRDEQAGFHPGRSTIDQVFIVRRVIEIWQRYSKPMQLAFLDFEAAFDSPHRGRLLNVLRADGVPGKFVRLLDDMNQRTTAAV; translated from the coding sequence atggcgaaagcttcccatacattgcaagaaggtgctgtcgtccagcacaccgccaaagcccataacctgaaaggtcaactgcctgaagggagcatggaatctttggcaacaaccattcgtttcgtcacgctgaactgccgaacactatcgagtgaactccaacaagccgctctatccagacttctgcgatatttctgtgtgccttttgctgcactgcaggaaacacgcatgagagatcggcccgtcatcagcatcgaaaattacaccatatactgcggcgatgctgatgagaacaaagtaggtggctgcgcgataactgtgaggaacgattacaaggacctggtggaggaatttggctcaacgtcgtctagatgcgcatttttacgactgcgggatcgcagaggacgtaaactctggttcgtaagtgctcacgcacctacggaaaccgctgaggaccacagtaaggacgccttctatgatgaactcaatgcgttgatgtctaaaataccaagccagcaggtggtcattgtcggaatcgacgcaaatgcaaagatgggactcgaacagcaatccgatgtgctaggaaaatggtactatgcagcggagcgcacgtcggacaacggtgaccgtctggtcgacttgtgcgaacagacgagcctcatcatcgcttccacgtttaagaggaatcatcgacgccatcagctcacgtggcagggatcaacccttttaacgcctgaagagcagcgcaagcggaagatgaggactcttaagcttcagctcgactacgttctggcgaggaacattcctcagtcagatatccgaaaatctagagctgtttgggacgtcgcgttcgactctgaccaccgtccagttcttctcagcttcaagatacggttccacaagagaaaccgaggagttcctcttcaaccgaaaatcgacatggcaggtctgaaagacgatgaatgtagaagaaaattccgccaagttgtgtctattcatgttggagtacggaccagggagaagcttagcgatgcgaattccttcacaaagtgcatccaggatgctgcaagggaaacgctcccggttctatggccggggaagaagtttgcctttgcgtctgcggaaacaaaatccacatacaattctgtatgtgtcgcgcgcagcgctggtgacttcaaccaggaaaagcgtcttagaaagaagctgcgtcgtcaactgcaacaagaccgcggtaacgagtggacgtcaggaacgatggagtttgagaaggcgtgggaagacaggaacccgcggaaagcctacgctctactaaaacagtatagcggcgaaacgaaaagatgttcccatgtcctcaacactgctaatggggtagctgtcggtgaagcaacccttccaatttggaaggaacacttcaagaccttgctgaaccggctagcaccgtcaactcctgaactcgaacaggttcatagaccgacatatttggttaacgaggagccaccgaccgagtcggaggtcctggtctgtattcagaaaatgaagaatggaaaatctggtggagacgacgggattagcgcagaaatgctaaaatatcttcctccgtctgggattcgtgaaatgacaaagatcatccgttcaatatggataaacgaaaaGATACCTGATTcatggagacacgctatcataatttccctccacaagaagttatccgtcacggacccaaggaattgtcgaggaatctctttgctgtgtgttatgtacaaggtactggagcgcattatcctggaccgactcattaaacatcgcgaagaaacaacgcgcgacgagcaagctggctttcatcctggccgatctacgattgaccaggtgttcatcgtaaggagagtgatcgaaatctggcagcggtattcgaagccaatgcaactagcgtttttggactttgaagccgcgttcgactctcctcaccgaggccgtcttctcaacgtgcttcgcgccgatggagtaccaggaaagttcgttcgcttgcttgatgacatgaatcaacgaacaactgctgcagtttga